A stretch of the Nitratifractor salsuginis DSM 16511 genome encodes the following:
- a CDS encoding DUF2853 family protein, with amino-acid sequence MSKKDEKLALYKKAAKELNLNLDEELIEKVTNGLGPSIYNRDAETVSCSDASELERVRKNFLKKKLGLTESDDKLDAVIKEVCQEMGSSNRNKYRALFYALLAKKLKKESVYA; translated from the coding sequence ATGAGCAAAAAAGATGAGAAGCTGGCCCTTTACAAAAAAGCGGCCAAAGAACTCAACCTCAATCTAGACGAGGAGTTGATCGAGAAGGTAACCAACGGCTTGGGGCCATCGATCTACAATAGAGATGCCGAGACCGTTTCCTGCTCCGATGCTTCGGAGTTGGAACGAGTACGGAAGAACTTTTTGAAAAAGAAACTGGGGCTTACGGAGAGTGATGACAAACTTGATGCGGTGATCAAAGAGGTGTGTCAAGAGATGGGCAGCTCAAACCGCAACAAATATCGTGCACTCTTCTATGCTCTCCTGGCTAAGAAGTTAAAAAAAGAGTCCGTTTACGCCTGA
- the queF gene encoding preQ(1) synthase: MKYGEKEIKDFDINRAENFWSNEHEKEYTIDIELPEFMCRCPRSGYPDFATLHLSYVPDKKVIELKALKLYINSFMDRYISHENAANEIFDTLYGKLKPKHMKLVADFNPRGNVHTVITIDSDTM; this comes from the coding sequence ATGAAATACGGCGAGAAAGAGATCAAAGATTTCGATATCAATAGGGCAGAGAATTTTTGGTCCAATGAGCATGAAAAAGAGTATACAATCGATATTGAGCTTCCTGAGTTTATGTGCAGATGCCCCCGCTCGGGCTATCCCGATTTTGCGACGCTCCATCTGAGCTATGTTCCGGATAAAAAGGTCATCGAGCTCAAAGCGCTGAAACTCTATATCAACAGTTTTATGGACCGTTACATTTCCCACGAAAATGCGGCCAATGAGATTTTTGACACGCTCTATGGAAAACTAAAGCCAAAACATATGAAGTTGGTTGCGGATTTCAATCCCCGGGGGAATGTCCATACGGTGATCACGATTGATAGTGATACGATGTAA
- a CDS encoding EAL domain-containing protein, protein MLRSVREERARHFKLALRITVPVLIFVLLLTYVFFFREEPFKIGTESILVFSGMVFVVVYFVFFALELSRKETLLDRTTESYHYDAFLERIYRYRPKTLAAIQIKNLNVINENFGVRRTDNILKRFVEVLDDAIVEQNIKDGYIGRKNGGEFLLALNDEPETVRKELERFCRTHTEIDGIEIDCAFAVIRNNIDDPDKAVEQLRDLLAQRESFDRALQTAKISDARSLSEEEQAVVDALERKDLEFHFRPLQNLKTGKKDIYEVAVKMRDASGNPIAPRDFLPIINRRDLGDVYDLLILERVLEDALLLDEELSLSFNLSPFSLRKEHFMEEFFQRIENSRITPRRLIVELYERQRHHRLEEYLERLKRIKRSGVRLCLDNFGSSNASMEYLRHFPFDMIRFDREYTFDVEAGKNLSILKSFINMAQEMGITTVAKWVDKKEKIHQLEELGVDYIQGFATGRVLKEEELIERYNPLRDNKES, encoded by the coding sequence ATGTTGCGTTCCGTCCGTGAAGAACGCGCCCGTCACTTCAAGCTCGCTCTGAGGATTACCGTTCCGGTTTTAATTTTCGTTTTGCTTCTGACCTATGTCTTTTTCTTCAGAGAAGAGCCCTTTAAAATCGGAACGGAATCGATCCTTGTTTTTAGCGGTATGGTTTTCGTTGTCGTCTATTTTGTCTTCTTCGCTCTCGAATTGAGTAGAAAAGAGACACTCTTGGACCGGACCACCGAAAGTTATCACTATGACGCTTTTTTGGAAAGAATCTACCGATATCGTCCTAAAACACTTGCCGCGATACAGATTAAAAACCTGAATGTTATTAATGAAAATTTTGGTGTCAGGCGTACCGACAATATTCTGAAGCGATTTGTCGAGGTGCTCGATGATGCAATCGTTGAGCAGAATATAAAGGATGGATATATCGGCAGGAAAAACGGAGGAGAATTTCTTCTGGCGCTCAACGATGAACCTGAAACGGTGCGGAAAGAATTAGAGCGATTCTGTAGGACTCACACCGAGATCGACGGAATAGAAATAGATTGCGCTTTTGCTGTGATACGAAACAATATCGACGATCCGGACAAAGCGGTAGAGCAGTTGAGAGATCTCCTGGCTCAAAGGGAGAGTTTTGATCGTGCACTTCAAACGGCTAAAATCTCTGATGCGCGTAGTCTCTCCGAAGAGGAACAGGCGGTAGTCGATGCTTTGGAGCGAAAAGATTTGGAATTTCATTTCCGTCCCCTCCAAAACCTGAAGACCGGGAAGAAGGATATCTATGAAGTGGCGGTAAAAATGCGGGATGCTTCGGGAAATCCGATCGCCCCACGCGATTTTCTTCCTATCATCAACCGCCGGGATCTCGGGGATGTTTACGATCTTTTGATCTTGGAGCGCGTTTTGGAAGATGCTTTGCTCTTGGACGAGGAACTCTCTCTGAGTTTCAATCTCTCTCCTTTTTCCCTGCGCAAAGAGCATTTCATGGAAGAGTTTTTCCAACGGATCGAAAACTCGCGTATCACGCCCCGCCGCCTGATCGTCGAACTCTATGAGCGGCAGCGGCACCATCGGCTGGAGGAGTATCTGGAGCGTTTGAAGCGAATCAAGCGCAGCGGCGTTCGGCTCTGCCTGGACAATTTCGGTTCCAGCAATGCCTCGATGGAATATCTCAGGCATTTCCCCTTCGATATGATCCGATTCGATCGGGAATATACCTTCGATGTGGAAGCGGGAAAAAACCTCTCCATACTGAAGTCTTTCATCAATATGGCTCAGGAGATGGGGATCACGACCGTGGCCAAATGGGTGGACAAAAAAGAGAAAATCCATCAGCTTGAAGAGTTGGGGGTCGACTATATCCAGGGATTTGCCACCGGAAGAGTCCTCAAAGAGGAGGAGCTCATTGAGCGCTACAATCCCCTGAGAGACAATAAGGAGTCTTAG
- the gyrB gene encoding DNA topoisomerase (ATP-hydrolyzing) subunit B, whose translation MAEYGAGNIKVLKGLEAVRKRPGMYIGDTSVKGLHHLIYEVVDNSIDEAMAGYCDKIKVTLTGEGSAIIEDNGRGIPVAEHPTEKIPAATVVLTVLHAGGKFDKDTYKVSGGLHGVGVSVVNALSEKLHLTVFREGQVYEQWFEKGIPVTPLEVTGKTRKTGTKIEFWPDHTIFTETVEFKDEILTKRFKELAYLNSRITIDFKDERNGLKESYHFEGGIRQFVEDMHTKELLSSPQLFEGKADDIEMDLAFMYQNADSDKVISFVNNIKTADGGTHEAGFRAGLTRAISNYISKNANAKERNTKISGDDTKEGLVAVVSVRVPEPQFEGQTKGKLGSSYVRPLVQKFTYERISKYLEENPIEAKAIMNHVLLAAKGREAAKRAKDLVKRKDSMSVGTLPGKLADCQSKDPGISELYLVEGDSAGGSAKQGRDRVFQAILPLKGKILNVEKARLEKILKSDEIKNMITALGCGIGDEFNEEKLRYHKIIIMTDADVDGSHIQTLLMTFFFRFLRPVIEKGYLYLAQPPLYRYKKGKNETYLKDDKALNDFLIENGIDVLESESMGKQDLIELFKLVAYYQMTLKELDKRFALAEVIRYMIEHPDMVGEENQKLAAALEEYILSLGYNILNRNVTEEKIHYYVQTNEGLEELIVDDQLFTNPHYNEALYIYDKIRERLTDEFRDKDLLELLDKILASARKGAYIQRYKGLGEMNPEQLWETTMDPENRRLLQITIEDFEEADKTFMLFMGDEVEPRRNYIETHAKDVKHLDV comes from the coding sequence ATGGCTGAATACGGTGCCGGAAATATCAAAGTACTCAAAGGGCTCGAAGCGGTCCGCAAGCGCCCGGGAATGTATATCGGGGACACTTCGGTCAAAGGGCTGCACCATCTGATTTACGAAGTGGTGGACAACTCCATCGACGAAGCGATGGCGGGCTATTGTGACAAGATCAAAGTGACCCTCACCGGCGAGGGTTCGGCGATCATCGAAGATAACGGGCGGGGGATTCCCGTCGCAGAGCACCCTACCGAGAAGATTCCTGCGGCGACGGTGGTTCTGACGGTGCTTCACGCCGGTGGAAAATTCGACAAGGATACCTACAAAGTCTCCGGGGGTCTGCACGGCGTCGGGGTCTCTGTCGTCAATGCGCTTTCCGAAAAACTCCATTTGACTGTTTTTAGGGAAGGACAGGTTTATGAGCAGTGGTTTGAGAAGGGGATCCCCGTCACACCCTTGGAAGTGACCGGTAAGACTCGCAAGACAGGAACCAAGATTGAATTCTGGCCCGATCACACCATTTTCACAGAAACGGTGGAGTTCAAAGACGAGATTCTCACCAAGCGCTTCAAAGAGCTAGCCTATCTCAACTCCCGTATCACCATTGATTTCAAAGATGAGCGCAACGGCCTCAAAGAGAGTTACCACTTCGAGGGGGGTATCCGCCAATTCGTCGAGGATATGCATACCAAAGAACTCCTCTCCTCCCCCCAGCTCTTCGAGGGGAAGGCGGACGATATCGAGATGGATCTGGCCTTTATGTACCAAAATGCCGACAGCGATAAAGTTATTAGTTTCGTCAACAACATCAAAACCGCTGACGGCGGGACCCACGAAGCGGGATTTCGTGCCGGATTGACCCGGGCCATCTCCAACTACATCTCCAAAAACGCCAACGCCAAAGAACGTAACACCAAAATCAGCGGTGATGATACCAAAGAGGGCTTGGTGGCCGTCGTCTCCGTTCGGGTTCCCGAGCCCCAGTTCGAAGGGCAGACCAAAGGAAAGCTGGGGAGCAGCTATGTCCGTCCCCTGGTACAGAAATTCACTTATGAGCGGATAAGCAAATACCTCGAAGAGAACCCCATTGAAGCCAAAGCGATCATGAACCACGTCCTTCTGGCGGCCAAAGGGCGCGAAGCGGCCAAGCGGGCCAAAGATTTGGTCAAGCGCAAGGACTCCATGAGCGTCGGTACTCTCCCGGGCAAACTGGCCGATTGCCAGAGCAAGGACCCCGGTATCAGCGAACTCTATCTGGTGGAGGGTGACTCCGCCGGCGGTTCCGCCAAGCAGGGGCGTGACCGGGTCTTCCAGGCGATCCTGCCGCTGAAGGGAAAGATTCTCAACGTCGAAAAGGCACGTCTGGAAAAGATCCTCAAATCCGACGAGATCAAAAATATGATCACGGCCCTGGGCTGCGGGATCGGTGATGAGTTCAACGAAGAGAAGCTTCGCTACCACAAAATCATCATCATGACCGACGCCGACGTCGACGGGAGTCACATTCAGACCCTGCTGATGACCTTCTTCTTCCGCTTTCTGCGTCCGGTGATCGAAAAAGGCTATCTCTATCTGGCCCAGCCCCCCCTCTACCGCTATAAAAAGGGGAAGAATGAAACCTACCTCAAGGACGACAAGGCGCTTAACGATTTCCTGATCGAGAACGGGATCGATGTGCTGGAGTCGGAGAGTATGGGCAAGCAGGATCTGATCGAACTCTTCAAACTGGTCGCCTATTATCAGATGACCCTCAAAGAGTTGGACAAACGGTTTGCCCTGGCCGAAGTGATCCGCTATATGATCGAACATCCCGATATGGTGGGAGAAGAGAACCAAAAGTTGGCGGCGGCACTCGAAGAGTATATTCTGAGTCTCGGTTACAATATCCTCAACCGCAATGTCACCGAGGAGAAGATCCATTACTATGTCCAGACCAACGAGGGATTGGAGGAACTGATCGTCGATGACCAACTCTTCACCAACCCCCACTATAACGAAGCCCTCTACATCTACGACAAGATCCGGGAGCGGCTCACCGACGAGTTCCGCGACAAGGACCTGTTGGAGCTGCTGGATAAAATCCTGGCCTCTGCACGAAAAGGCGCCTATATCCAGCGTTACAAGGGTCTGGGGGAAATGAACCCGGAGCAGCTTTGGGAAACCACAATGGATCCAGAGAACCGCCGCCTCCTGCAGATCACCATCGAAGATTTCGAGGAGGCGGATAAAACCTTTATGCTCTTTATGGGTGACGAAGTGGAACCGCGTAGAAACTACATCGAAACGCATGCCAAAGATGTCAAACACCTGGATGTCTGA
- a CDS encoding molybdopterin molybdotransferase MoeA translates to MSFMHFDESMKILNEQQIGTYKMERRPLLSARGYILAEDIVAEENSPEAPTSGMDGYAVRHEDLALGRLKISGINPAGNSELEELRPGEAIKTFTGSLMPPGSDTLIPIENVTVEGDEIIIDEPVPYGFSVRPVGENYVEGERLIAAGTPIDYPQIGVLSSLNRCHVTVYAKPRVAILATGSELLELGEPQSHTGQIRSSNNYTIGAIVERYGAEAIHMGCVGDDRKRIAAAVDNALVQADIVVSTGGVSVGDFDFVKDVVYALDAEVLFKGVRIKPGQHIMVARRGDQFIVALPGFAYSSTVTALLYVVPLIMKLQNTQNPIERVRATLREPFKKRSKKAEFTACNLRLESGEYFVDFQGKKSGTSAILTNMLGPVGLLYTSEDEGDKDAGETVEVLKIL, encoded by the coding sequence ATGTCTTTTATGCATTTTGATGAATCGATGAAAATTTTAAACGAACAGCAAATCGGAACCTATAAAATGGAGCGTCGGCCTCTGCTTTCGGCCCGGGGATATATTCTCGCGGAGGATATCGTCGCCGAGGAGAATTCTCCCGAAGCCCCCACTTCGGGGATGGACGGTTATGCGGTGCGTCACGAGGATTTGGCGCTGGGTCGATTGAAGATCTCTGGGATCAACCCCGCCGGAAACTCTGAGCTGGAGGAGCTTCGGCCTGGGGAAGCGATCAAAACTTTTACCGGCTCCCTGATGCCCCCGGGGAGCGATACTCTGATCCCGATCGAGAATGTCACTGTCGAGGGGGATGAGATCATCATCGACGAGCCGGTGCCCTATGGTTTTTCGGTCCGGCCGGTGGGGGAGAACTATGTCGAAGGTGAGCGGCTGATCGCCGCGGGAACCCCCATCGACTATCCCCAGATCGGAGTGCTCTCCAGTCTCAACCGCTGCCACGTGACCGTTTATGCCAAGCCGAGGGTGGCGATCCTGGCCACCGGATCGGAGCTCTTGGAGCTGGGGGAGCCCCAAAGTCACACCGGGCAGATCCGCAGCTCAAACAATTACACCATCGGTGCTATCGTCGAGCGCTACGGGGCCGAGGCAATCCATATGGGATGTGTGGGGGATGATCGGAAACGGATCGCCGCAGCGGTGGACAATGCCCTGGTCCAGGCCGATATCGTCGTGAGTACCGGCGGGGTGAGCGTGGGGGATTTCGATTTCGTCAAAGATGTGGTCTATGCCCTGGATGCCGAAGTCCTTTTCAAAGGGGTGAGGATCAAGCCCGGGCAGCATATTATGGTGGCCCGCCGGGGAGATCAGTTCATCGTGGCGCTGCCGGGTTTTGCCTACTCTTCGACGGTCACGGCGCTGCTTTATGTCGTTCCGCTGATTATGAAGCTCCAAAATACCCAAAACCCCATCGAACGGGTGAGGGCCACATTGCGAGAGCCCTTTAAAAAGCGCTCCAAAAAGGCAGAGTTTACCGCCTGCAATCTGCGCCTGGAATCCGGGGAGTATTTCGTGGATTTCCAGGGGAAAAAGAGCGGGACCAGCGCCATCCTGACCAATATGCTGGGGCCGGTGGGTCTGCTCTATACTTCCGAAGATGAGGGAGACAAAGATGCCGGGGAAACGGTGGAGGTTCTCAAAATTCTTTAG
- a CDS encoding molybdopterin synthase catalytic subunit, with product MELYNGPLDVKEIFGRWLDEESESNYGAYVPFVGTIRAEDGIEALSFDIYEPVLRNWFDAWQERAAQRGAKIKMAHSIGDVPVHTSSYVAAVFSPRRRVALELIDEFVEDFKANAPIWKYDVVGGKRIYAEDRSTPMEGAGLLAGGQKR from the coding sequence ATGGAGCTTTACAATGGTCCGCTAGATGTGAAAGAGATCTTCGGGCGCTGGCTGGATGAGGAGTCTGAATCCAACTATGGGGCCTATGTCCCCTTTGTGGGGACGATCCGGGCGGAGGATGGGATCGAAGCTCTGAGTTTCGACATTTACGAGCCGGTGCTGCGCAACTGGTTCGATGCTTGGCAGGAGCGGGCTGCACAGCGGGGGGCGAAGATCAAAATGGCCCACTCCATCGGTGATGTCCCGGTGCATACTTCTTCTTATGTGGCGGCGGTCTTTTCCCCCAGACGCCGGGTGGCATTGGAACTGATCGACGAGTTCGTGGAGGATTTCAAAGCCAACGCTCCCATTTGGAAGTATGATGTTGTCGGCGGGAAGCGGATCTATGCCGAAGATCGCAGCACGCCGATGGAGGGAGCGGGGCTTTTGGCCGGAGGCCAAAAGCGGTGA
- a CDS encoding MoaD/ThiS family protein: protein MVKVEFLGPIAREPMELEVSSLAELSKVLFEEETIRPWLEKCAVAVNDVMVKDPNHPLKDGDRVSILPPVCGG from the coding sequence ATGGTCAAAGTGGAGTTTCTGGGGCCGATCGCACGAGAGCCGATGGAGCTGGAAGTCTCTTCCCTAGCGGAGCTCTCCAAGGTGCTCTTTGAAGAGGAGACGATCCGCCCCTGGCTGGAGAAGTGTGCCGTGGCCGTTAACGATGTGATGGTCAAAGATCCCAACCATCCTCTAAAAGACGGGGACAGGGTTTCGATCTTGCCGCCGGTGTGCGGCGGATGA
- a CDS encoding MqnA/MqnD/SBP family protein, translated as MLKFGSISYLNLLPFQVYMKRRTPSTQFAQMLRWQRAVPSVINRRFRRHEIDAAFISSIASAKAPCTDLGIVADGAVRSVLLIPGSRQDDRESASSNALAQVLGLEGRVLIGDKALVHYLEGGEGIDLAEVWKERTGLPFVFARLCYTRNGKKIRRLARDFARRERHRIPGYLLKRAAAKRDISPRELQWYLEHIDYRLGWKEKKSLQRFLKAARRLRMEN; from the coding sequence ATGCTGAAATTCGGCTCCATCTCCTATCTCAACCTCCTTCCCTTTCAAGTCTATATGAAGCGGCGCACCCCTTCGACCCAATTTGCCCAAATGCTTCGCTGGCAGCGGGCGGTTCCCAGTGTCATCAACCGCCGCTTCAGACGCCACGAGATCGATGCAGCCTTTATCTCCAGCATCGCCAGCGCCAAAGCGCCCTGCACCGATCTAGGCATCGTCGCCGACGGGGCGGTACGCAGTGTGCTGTTGATCCCCGGGAGCCGGCAGGATGACCGGGAATCCGCCAGCTCTAATGCCCTGGCACAGGTTCTGGGATTGGAAGGAAGAGTCCTCATCGGAGATAAGGCGTTGGTCCATTATCTCGAGGGAGGTGAGGGAATCGATCTGGCAGAGGTTTGGAAAGAACGCACCGGACTCCCCTTTGTCTTTGCCCGCCTCTGCTACACCCGCAACGGCAAAAAAATCCGCCGGCTGGCCCGAGACTTCGCCCGCCGGGAACGGCACCGCATTCCGGGCTATCTACTCAAACGCGCGGCGGCCAAGCGAGATATCTCTCCCAGAGAGCTGCAGTGGTATCTGGAACATATCGACTACCGCCTCGGATGGAAAGAGAAAAAGAGCCTTCAGCGCTTCTTGAAAGCGGCTAGACGATTGAGAATGGAAAATTGA
- the gltX gene encoding glutamate--tRNA ligase encodes MVVTRFAPSPTGYLHIGGLRTALFSWLWARRNGGKFLLRIEDTDLSRNKEEALSAILEAFDWVGLDYDGDVVYQSQRFDLYKKYIDQLLEEGKAYKCYMSKEELDALRAGQMARGERPRYDGRYRDFTGTPPEGVAPVIRIKAPTEGEIVFTDGVKGEIRIAASEVDDFIIARSDGTPTYNFVVAIDDALMGLTDVIRGDDHLYNTPKQLVVYEALGLTPPRFYHVPMIHNEQGRKLSKRDGAMDVMEYKRQGFLPEALLNFLVRLGWSHGDQEIFSREEMLEWFDPHEINKSASSYNLDKLLWLNAHYIKNTPNQKLAKLLEDFGVSIGDHDRMEFLLDATKERSKTLVELAQNIQMILEAPAEYDPKAVKKAFKGEAFEILRAFAAKLREAEGLHLPSDYHRLMEEFVKEREIGFGKIGQPLRVALLGKMSGPGMDEVMAILGKEETIARIEKAIETLEPKE; translated from the coding sequence ATGGTTGTTACCCGTTTCGCCCCCTCTCCCACGGGGTATTTGCATATCGGGGGCCTGCGCACGGCCCTCTTCTCCTGGCTCTGGGCCCGCCGTAACGGCGGAAAGTTCCTTCTGCGGATCGAAGATACCGACCTGAGCCGGAACAAGGAGGAGGCGCTTTCCGCCATTCTGGAAGCCTTCGACTGGGTAGGTCTCGATTATGACGGAGATGTGGTCTATCAATCCCAGCGTTTCGACCTTTACAAAAAATACATCGATCAGCTCCTGGAAGAGGGTAAAGCCTACAAGTGCTATATGAGCAAAGAGGAGCTCGACGCTCTGCGCGCGGGGCAGATGGCGCGGGGCGAACGTCCCCGCTACGATGGCCGCTACCGGGATTTCACCGGGACGCCTCCGGAGGGGGTGGCCCCGGTGATTCGGATCAAAGCCCCCACGGAAGGGGAGATCGTCTTTACCGACGGGGTCAAAGGGGAGATCCGGATCGCCGCCAGTGAAGTGGATGACTTCATCATCGCTCGCAGTGACGGGACGCCGACTTATAACTTCGTCGTCGCGATCGATGATGCCCTGATGGGATTGACCGACGTAATCCGGGGAGACGACCATCTCTATAACACTCCCAAACAGCTGGTGGTTTACGAAGCGTTGGGTTTGACCCCGCCGCGCTTCTACCACGTGCCGATGATCCACAACGAGCAGGGCCGCAAGCTCTCCAAACGGGACGGTGCGATGGATGTGATGGAGTACAAACGTCAGGGCTTCCTGCCCGAAGCGCTACTCAATTTCCTGGTGCGCCTGGGCTGGAGCCACGGGGATCAGGAGATCTTCAGCCGCGAAGAGATGCTGGAGTGGTTCGATCCCCACGAGATCAACAAGAGCGCTTCGAGCTATAATCTGGACAAGCTCCTCTGGCTCAACGCTCACTACATCAAAAACACCCCCAATCAGAAGCTGGCGAAACTCCTGGAGGATTTCGGGGTTTCGATCGGCGATCACGACCGGATGGAATTTCTGCTCGATGCTACCAAAGAGCGGAGCAAAACCCTTGTGGAGCTGGCGCAGAATATCCAAATGATCCTCGAAGCCCCCGCCGAATACGATCCCAAAGCGGTCAAAAAGGCATTCAAAGGGGAAGCCTTCGAGATTCTGCGTGCCTTTGCCGCCAAGCTTCGGGAGGCTGAGGGACTTCATCTACCCAGCGATTACCATAGGCTGATGGAAGAGTTTGTCAAGGAGCGGGAGATCGGTTTCGGAAAGATCGGCCAGCCTCTGCGGGTGGCTTTGCTGGGGAAGATGAGCGGTCCCGGGATGGATGAGGTGATGGCGATTTTGGGCAAGGAGGAGACGATCGCGCGGATCGAAAAGGCGATTGAAACGCTGGAGCCCAAAGAGTAG
- a CDS encoding polysaccharide biosynthesis protein, giving the protein MNLEKWLHPTAGKRFIFFLLADILLSLFTLYSAYLLRFNFHIPPKYLDHFWLIYTVLTALKIAAMAWRGQYRIVWRFFGLGDVRRVLEAHIVAYGLFGIVLYFFRSDFLPFPRSVFIIDFFLSFLLLSGLRMAKRVLMESGIRGGYKPTLIVGTGGGGPAVIKAVTQAESAYKPEAIVAWKDPGLEGSRIENLRIYAPDRLEELIGRYRIHTVIVAEELEAKELNRLIERLENLGVREIKKIRLLGEGKERLEEIPIEELLARRPKDLDREAIGAFLQGKRILITGAGGSIGSEICRQCLAYGAKRLILVENSEYNLYRISEELEKDRIVPRLVSVLDRERLEEVFKAEHPDVVIHAAAFKHVPLCELNPDTAIENNILGAMNVIDLSIRYGVEKVVNISSDKAVRPTNVMGATKRIIELYAQNVPNDRTEIVSVRFGNVLGSSGSVVPKFKAQIEAGGPVTVTHPEMTRYFMLIPEACQLVLQAAAMAQGGELFILDMGEPVKIVDLARKMIRLYGKEGEVDIVYTGLRPGEKLYEELLINDAECKTRYESIYVAGRSNYPIEKLRADIRHLLEAKDKRVLLKEIVPEYTPSQRCI; this is encoded by the coding sequence ATGAACCTGGAAAAGTGGCTGCATCCTACTGCCGGAAAACGCTTCATCTTTTTTCTATTGGCGGATATCCTACTCTCATTATTTACACTCTACAGCGCCTATCTTCTCCGTTTCAATTTTCATATTCCTCCCAAATATTTGGACCACTTTTGGCTCATTTATACCGTGCTAACGGCTCTGAAGATCGCGGCAATGGCTTGGCGGGGGCAGTATCGAATTGTCTGGCGTTTTTTCGGTTTAGGAGATGTGCGGCGTGTGCTGGAAGCCCACATCGTGGCTTATGGACTCTTCGGTATTGTTCTCTATTTTTTCCGTAGCGACTTCCTGCCCTTTCCTAGAAGTGTTTTTATCATCGACTTTTTCCTCTCTTTCCTGCTCCTGAGCGGTCTGCGTATGGCCAAAAGGGTGCTGATGGAATCGGGGATACGTGGCGGGTACAAACCGACCCTGATTGTGGGGACGGGTGGAGGTGGTCCCGCTGTGATCAAGGCGGTCACCCAGGCCGAATCTGCTTACAAGCCGGAGGCGATTGTCGCCTGGAAGGACCCCGGTCTGGAGGGAAGCCGCATTGAAAATCTGAGGATATACGCTCCGGACCGGCTTGAAGAACTGATCGGACGTTACCGGATCCATACGGTGATCGTCGCGGAGGAACTGGAAGCGAAAGAGCTCAACCGTCTGATCGAACGTCTTGAAAATCTGGGGGTCCGGGAGATCAAGAAAATTCGTCTTCTGGGTGAGGGGAAGGAGCGTTTGGAAGAGATTCCCATCGAAGAGCTGCTTGCCCGTCGGCCCAAGGATCTGGACCGGGAGGCCATCGGGGCATTTCTTCAGGGAAAAAGGATTCTCATCACCGGCGCCGGGGGGAGTATCGGAAGTGAAATTTGCCGTCAGTGTCTCGCTTATGGGGCGAAGCGTCTGATTCTGGTGGAGAATTCGGAATACAATCTCTACCGCATCAGCGAAGAGTTGGAAAAGGATCGGATCGTTCCCCGCCTGGTTTCTGTGCTGGACAGGGAACGGCTGGAGGAGGTTTTCAAAGCGGAGCACCCCGACGTTGTCATCCACGCCGCTGCCTTCAAACATGTGCCCCTCTGTGAGCTCAATCCCGATACAGCGATAGAGAACAATATTCTGGGAGCGATGAATGTCATCGATCTGAGCATCCGCTACGGGGTGGAGAAAGTGGTGAATATCTCCAGCGACAAAGCGGTGCGCCCGACGAATGTGATGGGGGCCACCAAGCGGATCATCGAGCTTTATGCCCAGAATGTTCCCAATGACAGGACAGAGATCGTTTCGGTACGTTTCGGGAACGTCCTGGGTTCCAGCGGAAGTGTGGTCCCCAAATTCAAAGCCCAGATCGAAGCGGGCGGTCCGGTGACGGTGACCCATCCGGAGATGACCCGCTATTTTATGCTGATCCCCGAAGCGTGTCAACTGGTTTTGCAGGCGGCGGCGATGGCCCAGGGGGGAGAACTCTTTATCCTCGATATGGGGGAGCCGGTCAAGATCGTCGATCTGGCCCGGAAAATGATCCGCCTCTACGGTAAAGAGGGGGAGGTGGATATCGTCTACACCGGATTGCGCCCGGGAGAAAAACTCTACGAAGAGCTTTTGATTAATGATGCCGAGTGCAAGACCCGTTACGAGTCGATCTATGTGGCGGGACGGAGCAACTATCCCATCGAAAAGCTCCGCGCAGATATCCGGCACCTATTGGAGGCGAAAGATAAGCGGGTCTTACTCAAAGAGATTGTTCCCGAATACACTCCTTCCCAAAGGTGCATCTAA